Genomic window (Candidatus Omnitrophota bacterium):
CTAAACTGATGATTGTGAATCGTGCAACCTCTAAAATCACCCATGATCATTTTTTTAATTTAAATTGTTATTTACCTAAGAAAAGCATGTTGGTTTTAAACGACAGCAAGGTTGTTCCTGCACGACTCTTTGGTAGAAAAGAATTTGGAGGACGTGAAGTTGAGGTGTTTCTTCTAAAGAAGCTTTCAGATGGATATTGTTATGAAACGTTGATGCGTCCTTTGCGTAAGATTAAAGATAATGAAAAGATTCTTTTCGATGGCACAACGCTTTGGGCTAAACTTGTTGATCGAGAAAAGATGATTGTTCGATTTAATCGAAAAGAGGTTATGCCGTATTTAAAGAAGATAGGCCATATTCCTTTGCCGCCATACATTAAAAGGTCCGATGAAAAATCCGATCAAATAAATTATCAAACAGTTTATGCGAAGAGACAAGGATCGGTTGCCGCTCCGACGGCAGGATTGCATTTTACCGATAGACTTTTAAATGGGTTGAAAGAGTCAGGTCATTCGATTAAGAGAGTAACGCTGCATGTTAATTATGGTACATTTCGACCTATAGAGGAAGATGATGTTGTTTCGCATAAAATGCATAAAGAAGATTTTTTGGTTTCGAAAGGAACTTGGGACTCTATTTTAAGATCTAAGAAACACAATAAAAAGGTTGTTGCGGTTGGGACAACGAGTTGTCG
Coding sequences:
- the queA gene encoding tRNA preQ1(34) S-adenosylmethionine ribosyltransferase-isomerase QueA; translation: MRLSDFDYDLSEKLIAQYPLKKRDEAKLMIVNRATSKITHDHFFNLNCYLPKKSMLVLNDSKVVPARLFGRKEFGGREVEVFLLKKLSDGYCYETLMRPLRKIKDNEKILFDGTTLWAKLVDREKMIVRFNRKEVMPYLKKIGHIPLPPYIKRSDEKSDQINYQTVYAKRQGSVAAPTAGLHFTDRLLNGLKESGHSIKRVTLHVNYGTFRPIEEDDVVSHKMHKEDFLVSKGTWDSILRSKKHNKKVVAVGTTSCRVLETVAKKGKFKGASDLFIYPGFQFRVVDALLTNFHLPKSTLLMLVCGFATRDLIMHAYHEAIKEKYRFYSYGDCMLIV